Proteins from a genomic interval of Streptomyces fodineus:
- a CDS encoding YceI family protein: MNLFGRNSFRRQAQPSAAPVATAARVASARATAVLPDPELGDLTGEWLIDPAHSRIGFSVRHAMVTTVRGAFTEYESRLYFDGRDPTRSRADLVLYTASVDTGVEQRDAHLVGRQFLDAGAFPRMTFTSTAVQLAGKDVYRMTGDLTIKDTTRPVTLELTYIGHVTDAFGDERVGFDGTTTISRSDWGLTYDARLAQGGSMVSDTVRLQFDIAAIRTTPGT; this comes from the coding sequence ATGAACCTTTTCGGCCGCAACTCCTTCCGCCGGCAGGCGCAGCCCTCCGCCGCCCCCGTGGCGACCGCCGCCCGGGTGGCCAGTGCCCGTGCCACCGCCGTTCTGCCCGATCCCGAGCTGGGAGACCTCACCGGCGAGTGGCTGATCGATCCCGCGCACAGCAGGATCGGGTTCTCCGTGCGGCACGCGATGGTGACGACGGTGCGTGGCGCCTTCACGGAGTACGAGAGCCGCCTGTACTTCGACGGCCGCGACCCGACCCGCTCCCGGGCCGACCTCGTGCTGTACACGGCCAGCGTCGACACCGGTGTCGAACAGCGTGACGCGCACCTGGTCGGCCGGCAGTTCCTGGACGCCGGGGCATTTCCGCGGATGACCTTCACGAGCACCGCCGTACAACTCGCGGGCAAGGACGTCTACCGCATGACCGGCGATCTCACCATCAAGGACACCACGCGCCCCGTCACCCTGGAGCTCACCTACATCGGTCATGTCACCGACGCGTTCGGTGACGAGCGGGTCGGCTTCGACGGCACCACCACCATCAGCCGCTCCGACTGGGGCCTGACCTACGACGCCCGGCTGGCCCAGGGCGGGTCCATGGTGAGCGACACGGTCCGCCTCCAGTTCGACATCGCGGCCATCCGCACCACCCCGGGCACCTGA
- a CDS encoding phosphatidate cytidylyltransferase: MSDSSWAPPPAGQAGYWGPTAGAPAHGAASAGPAYDAPEAQHTRPMPIVPDEPAYGGDQDGDRGAARQSGPLFQDEFRPEPPPARTVPAANQNPEPMPDAHQPAPAPQKKSAGRDLSAAIGVGVGLGVVIIASLFIEKAVFVGVIAVAVVVGLWELTSRLRERKGIKAPLVPLAVGGAAMVVAGYVRGAEGAWVAMALTALAALVWRMTESPEGYLKDVTAGVFAAFYVPFLATFVAMMLTADDGPWRVLTFLLLTVVSDTGAYAVGWRFGKHKLAPRISPGKTREGLLGAVLFAMVAGALCMQFLISHGTWWQGLLLGLAVAASATLGDLGESMIKRDLGIKDMGTLLPGHGGIMDRLDSLLPTAPVVWLLLVVFVGSA; encoded by the coding sequence ATGAGCGACTCTTCCTGGGCGCCGCCACCGGCGGGGCAGGCCGGCTACTGGGGGCCCACCGCGGGTGCGCCTGCCCACGGGGCCGCCTCGGCGGGTCCCGCGTACGATGCGCCTGAGGCGCAGCACACTCGCCCCATGCCGATCGTGCCCGACGAGCCCGCCTACGGCGGAGACCAGGACGGCGACCGGGGGGCCGCTCGGCAGAGCGGCCCCTTGTTCCAGGACGAGTTCCGCCCCGAGCCGCCGCCGGCCCGGACCGTCCCGGCCGCGAACCAGAATCCGGAGCCCATGCCCGACGCCCACCAGCCTGCGCCAGCGCCGCAGAAGAAGAGCGCGGGCCGTGACCTGAGCGCGGCCATAGGGGTCGGGGTCGGGCTCGGTGTGGTGATCATCGCGTCGCTGTTCATCGAGAAGGCCGTCTTCGTCGGTGTGATCGCGGTCGCCGTCGTCGTCGGCCTGTGGGAGCTGACCAGCAGGCTGCGGGAGCGCAAGGGCATCAAGGCGCCGCTCGTGCCGCTCGCGGTCGGCGGTGCGGCGATGGTGGTCGCGGGGTACGTCCGCGGCGCCGAGGGCGCCTGGGTCGCCATGGCGTTGACGGCGTTGGCAGCCCTGGTCTGGCGCATGACGGAGTCACCGGAGGGCTACCTCAAGGACGTCACGGCAGGCGTCTTCGCGGCCTTCTACGTACCCTTCCTGGCCACGTTCGTGGCGATGATGCTGACCGCGGATGACGGCCCCTGGCGCGTCCTGACCTTCCTCCTGCTCACGGTCGTCAGCGACACCGGCGCGTACGCGGTCGGCTGGCGCTTCGGCAAGCACAAGCTGGCCCCGCGCATCAGCCCCGGCAAGACCCGCGAGGGCCTGCTGGGCGCGGTGCTGTTCGCCATGGTCGCGGGCGCGCTGTGCATGCAGTTCCTGATCAGCCACGGCACCTGGTGGCAGGGCCTGCTGCTGGGCCTCGCGGTCGCCGCCAGCGCCACGCTGGGCGACCTCGGCGAGTCCATGATCAAGCGCGACCTGGGCATCAAGGACATGGGCACCCTGCTCCCGGGCCACGGCGGCATCATGGACCGGCTCGACTCACTCCTGCCGACCGCTCCGGTGGTGTGGCTGTTGCTGGTGGTCTTCGTCGGTTCCGCGTGA
- the frr gene encoding ribosome recycling factor yields the protein MIEETLLEAEEKMEKAVVVAKEDFAAIRTGRAHPAMFNKIVADYYGAPTPINQLASFSVPEPRMAVVTPFDKTALRNIEQAIRDSDLGVNPSNDGNIIRVVFPELTEERRRDYIKVAKGKAEDARVSIRSVRRKAKDAIDKLIKDGEVGEDEGRRAEKELDDTTAKYVAQVDELLKHKEAELLEV from the coding sequence GTGATCGAAGAGACCCTCCTCGAGGCCGAGGAGAAGATGGAGAAGGCCGTCGTGGTCGCCAAGGAGGACTTCGCCGCGATCCGTACCGGCCGTGCGCACCCGGCGATGTTCAACAAGATCGTGGCCGACTACTACGGCGCCCCGACGCCGATCAACCAGCTGGCCTCGTTCTCCGTGCCGGAGCCGCGCATGGCGGTCGTGACGCCGTTCGACAAGACGGCCCTGCGCAACATCGAGCAGGCGATCCGCGACTCCGACCTGGGCGTCAACCCCAGCAACGACGGCAACATCATCCGGGTGGTGTTCCCCGAGCTGACCGAGGAGCGCCGTCGCGACTACATCAAGGTCGCCAAGGGCAAGGCCGAGGACGCGCGCGTGTCCATCCGCTCCGTGCGCCGCAAGGCCAAGGACGCCATCGACAAGCTGATCAAGGACGGCGAGGTCGGCGAGGACGAGGGCCGCCGTGCGGAGAAGGAGCTGGACGACACCACGGCGAAGTACGTCGCCCAGGTCGACGAGCTCCTGAAGCACAAGGAAGCGGAGCTGCTCGAAGTCTGA
- the pyrH gene encoding UMP kinase produces MTTKAQKSDDGKVRGRFLLKLSGEAFSGGGGLGVDPDVVHKIAREIAAVVRDGAEIAVVIGGGNFFRGAELQQRGMDRARSDYMGMLGTVMNCLALQDFLEKEGIDSRVQTAITMGQVAEPYIPLRAVRHLEKGRVVIFGAGMGMPYFSTDTTAAQRALEIDAEALLMGKNGVDGVYDSDPKTNPDAVKFDALGYGEVITRDLKVADATAITLCRDNKLPILVFELLAEGNIARAVKGEKIGTLVGEQGSRD; encoded by the coding sequence ATGACCACCAAGGCCCAGAAGAGCGACGACGGCAAAGTACGCGGCCGGTTTCTGCTGAAGCTGTCCGGAGAGGCCTTCTCCGGCGGCGGGGGCCTGGGCGTGGACCCGGACGTGGTGCACAAGATCGCCCGCGAGATCGCGGCCGTCGTACGCGACGGGGCCGAGATCGCGGTCGTCATCGGCGGCGGCAACTTCTTCCGCGGCGCCGAGCTCCAGCAGCGCGGCATGGACCGCGCCCGCTCCGACTACATGGGCATGCTCGGCACCGTGATGAACTGCCTCGCCCTCCAGGACTTCCTGGAGAAGGAGGGCATCGACAGCCGGGTGCAGACCGCCATCACCATGGGCCAGGTCGCCGAGCCGTACATCCCGCTGCGCGCCGTGCGCCACCTGGAGAAGGGCCGCGTGGTCATCTTCGGCGCCGGTATGGGCATGCCGTACTTCTCCACCGACACCACCGCCGCCCAGCGCGCCCTGGAGATCGACGCCGAGGCGCTGCTCATGGGCAAGAACGGCGTGGACGGGGTCTACGACTCCGACCCCAAGACCAACCCCGACGCCGTCAAGTTCGACGCCCTCGGCTACGGCGAGGTCATCACCCGCGACCTCAAGGTCGCCGACGCCACCGCCATCACGCTCTGCCGCGACAACAAGCTTCCGATCCTCGTCTTCGAGCTTCTCGCGGAGGGCAATATCGCCCGCGCGGTCAAGGGTGAGAAGATCGGCACGCTGGTGGGCGAACAGGGCAGCCGGGACTGA
- the tsf gene encoding translation elongation factor Ts, with translation MANYTAADVKKLRELTGAGMMDCKKALDEAEGNVDKAVEALRIKGQKGVAKREGRSAENGAVVSIIADDNSSGVLVELKCETDFVAKGEKFQAAAKAIAEHVAKTSPADLEALLASEIEPGKTVQAFVDEANANLGEKIVLDRFAQFSDGFVLAYMHRTMPDLPPQIGVLVELDKPNAEVAKGVAQHIAAFAPKYLAKEDVPADVVESERRIAEETTRAEGKPEAAIAKIVEGRLNGFFKDATLLGQPYALDNKKSVQKVLDEAGVTLKRFSRIKVGI, from the coding sequence ATGGCGAACTACACCGCCGCCGACGTCAAGAAGCTCCGTGAGCTCACCGGCGCCGGCATGATGGACTGCAAGAAGGCGCTGGACGAGGCCGAGGGCAACGTCGACAAGGCCGTCGAGGCGCTCCGTATCAAGGGCCAGAAGGGCGTCGCCAAGCGCGAGGGCCGCTCCGCCGAGAACGGCGCCGTGGTCTCCATCATCGCCGACGACAACTCCTCCGGCGTCCTGGTCGAGCTGAAGTGCGAGACGGACTTCGTCGCCAAGGGCGAGAAGTTCCAGGCCGCGGCCAAGGCCATCGCCGAGCACGTCGCCAAGACGTCCCCGGCCGACCTCGAGGCCCTGCTCGCCTCCGAGATCGAGCCCGGCAAGACCGTCCAGGCGTTCGTGGACGAGGCCAACGCCAACCTCGGCGAGAAGATCGTCCTGGACCGCTTCGCGCAGTTCTCCGACGGCTTCGTGCTCGCCTACATGCACCGCACCATGCCCGACCTGCCCCCGCAGATCGGTGTCCTGGTCGAGCTCGACAAGCCCAACGCCGAGGTCGCCAAGGGCGTCGCCCAGCACATCGCCGCCTTCGCGCCGAAGTACCTGGCCAAGGAGGACGTGCCGGCCGACGTCGTCGAGTCCGAGCGCCGCATCGCCGAGGAGACCACCCGCGCCGAGGGCAAGCCCGAGGCCGCGATCGCCAAGATCGTCGAGGGTCGACTGAACGGCTTCTTCAAGGACGCCACGCTGCTCGGCCAGCCGTACGCGCTGGACAACAAGAAGTCGGTCCAGAAGGTTCTGGACGAGGCCGGTGTCACCCTGAAGCGCTTCTCGCGCATCAAGGTCGGCATCTGA
- the rpsB gene encoding 30S ribosomal protein S2 yields the protein MAVVTMRELLESGVHFGHQTRRWNPKMKRFIFTERNGIYIIDLLQSLSYIDRAYEFVKETVAHGGTVMFVGTKKQAQEAIAEQATRVGMPFVNQRWLGGMLTNFSTVYKRLQRLKELEQIDFEDVASSGLTKKELLVLSREKAKLEKTLGGIREMQKVPSAVWIVDTKKEHIAVGEARKLNIPVVAILDTNCDPDEVDYKIPGNDDAIRSVTLLTRVIADAVAEGLIARSGVATGEKGEKAAGEPLAEWERDLLEGEKKDEAPAAEAVTEAATEAAPAEEKAAEEKAAEGEQA from the coding sequence ATGGCCGTCGTCACGATGCGGGAGCTGCTGGAGAGCGGCGTCCACTTCGGTCACCAGACCCGTCGCTGGAACCCGAAGATGAAGCGCTTCATCTTCACCGAGCGCAACGGCATCTACATCATCGACCTGCTCCAGTCGCTGTCGTACATCGACCGCGCCTACGAGTTCGTCAAGGAGACCGTCGCCCACGGCGGCACGGTCATGTTCGTCGGCACCAAGAAGCAGGCGCAGGAGGCCATCGCCGAGCAGGCCACCCGCGTCGGCATGCCTTTCGTCAACCAGCGCTGGCTGGGCGGCATGCTCACCAACTTCTCGACCGTCTACAAGCGTCTGCAGCGCCTGAAGGAGCTCGAGCAGATCGACTTCGAGGACGTCGCCTCCTCCGGTCTGACCAAGAAGGAGCTTCTCGTGCTCTCGCGCGAGAAGGCCAAGCTGGAGAAGACCCTCGGTGGTATCCGCGAGATGCAGAAGGTGCCGAGCGCCGTCTGGATCGTGGACACCAAGAAGGAGCACATCGCCGTTGGTGAGGCCCGGAAGCTGAACATCCCGGTCGTCGCGATCCTCGACACCAACTGCGACCCCGACGAGGTCGACTACAAGATCCCGGGCAACGACGACGCGATCCGCTCCGTCACCCTGCTCACCCGTGTGATCGCCGACGCCGTCGCCGAGGGCCTCATCGCCCGCTCCGGCGTCGCCACCGGCGAGAAGGGCGAGAAGGCCGCGGGCGAGCCGCTCGCCGAGTGGGAGCGCGACCTGCTCGAGGGTGAGAAGAAGGACGAGGCGCCTGCTGCCGAGGCCGTCACCGAGGCCGCCACCGAGGCCGCTCCGGCCGAGGAGAAGGCCGCCGAGGAGAAGGCCGCCGAGGGCGAGCAGGCCTGA
- a CDS encoding murein hydrolase activator EnvC family protein — protein sequence MRRAMRYALVPAAVLIGLTLAALLPAWAWADPPSPAPPPPVRSPVPAIARTWPVGIHPLVLRGWQPPSTPYGPGHRGVDLAAAPGSPVRAVAAGRVSFAGRVAGRGVVSVDLAGTDLRTTYEPVSPSVHEGDEVGPGDPVGTVERTTSHCGTQTCLHWGLRRGETYLNPLSLLPPWLLHRGPPRLLPVLGVPLPG from the coding sequence ATGCGACGAGCGATGCGATATGCCCTGGTGCCGGCTGCTGTGCTGATCGGCCTGACCCTGGCGGCCCTGCTGCCCGCCTGGGCCTGGGCGGACCCACCGTCTCCGGCCCCTCCCCCACCCGTCCGGTCCCCGGTCCCGGCCATCGCGCGCACCTGGCCGGTGGGCATCCACCCCTTGGTGTTACGAGGCTGGCAGCCACCGTCCACGCCGTACGGCCCGGGCCACCGGGGCGTGGACCTGGCGGCAGCGCCCGGTTCTCCGGTGCGGGCGGTCGCGGCCGGGCGGGTCTCCTTCGCGGGCCGGGTGGCGGGGAGAGGGGTGGTGTCGGTGGACCTGGCAGGGACGGACCTGCGCACCACGTACGAGCCGGTGAGTCCGTCGGTCCATGAGGGTGACGAGGTGGGGCCCGGGGATCCGGTGGGGACGGTGGAACGGACGACCTCCCACTGTGGAACGCAGACGTGTCTCCACTGGGGGCTGCGCAGAGGCGAGACCTACCTGAATCCCCTGTCGCTGCTGCCGCCCTGGCTGCTGCACCGGGGTCCGCCGAGGCTGCTGCCGGTGCTGGGGGTACCACTGCCTGGGTAG
- a CDS encoding TetR/AcrR family transcriptional regulator has product MAEHRSMQRAALLDAARSLLSEGGTEALTFPALAERTGLARSSVYEYFRSRAAVVEELCEVDFPLWAAEVAAAMERAENAEGKVEAYVRQQLALVGDRRHRAVVAISASELDAGAREKIRAAHGGLVAMVVEALGEMGHGQPRLAAMLLQGVVDAAVRRIELGAAEDPAAITDAAVAMALRGVKG; this is encoded by the coding sequence GTGGCCGAGCACCGGTCGATGCAGCGAGCCGCCCTGCTGGACGCGGCTCGGTCCCTGCTGTCCGAAGGCGGGACCGAAGCGCTGACGTTTCCCGCGCTGGCCGAGCGGACGGGGCTGGCGCGGTCGTCCGTGTACGAGTACTTCCGGTCGCGGGCCGCCGTGGTCGAGGAGCTGTGCGAGGTCGACTTTCCGCTGTGGGCGGCGGAGGTGGCCGCCGCGATGGAGCGCGCCGAGAACGCCGAGGGCAAGGTCGAGGCGTATGTGCGGCAGCAGCTGGCGCTGGTCGGGGACCGGCGGCATCGGGCGGTCGTCGCCATTTCCGCGAGCGAACTGGACGCCGGGGCGCGGGAGAAGATCCGGGCGGCGCACGGGGGGCTGGTGGCGATGGTCGTCGAGGCGCTCGGGGAGATGGGCCACGGGCAGCCTCGGCTGGCGGCGATGTTGCTGCAAGGGGTTGTGGATGCTGCGGTGCGGCGCATCGAGCTGGGTGCCGCTGAGGATCCCGCGGCCATCACCGATGCGGCTGTGGCTATGGCGTTGCGGGGTGTGAAGGGCTGA
- the whiG gene encoding RNA polymerase sigma factor WhiG, with the protein MPQHTSGSDRAAIPPAARDGGSVRPPAPSTLDELWRSYKATGDDRLREQLILHYSPLVKYVAGRVSVGLPPNVEQADFVSSGVFGLIDAIEKFDIDREIKFETYAITRIRGAMIDELRALDWIPRSVRQKARNVERAYATLEARLRRTPTEGEVAAELDMEVDELHAVFSQLSLANVVALEELLHVGSEGGDRLSLMDTLEDTAADNPVEVAEDRELRRFLARAINTLPEREKTVVTLYYYEGLTLAEIGNVLGVTESRVSQIHTKSVLQLRAKLASFGR; encoded by the coding sequence ATGCCCCAGCACACCTCCGGGTCCGACCGGGCGGCGATCCCCCCAGCCGCCCGCGACGGTGGCAGCGTGCGGCCGCCCGCTCCCTCGACGCTCGACGAGCTGTGGCGGTCGTACAAGGCGACGGGGGACGACCGGCTGCGGGAGCAGCTGATCCTGCACTACTCGCCGCTCGTGAAATACGTCGCGGGCCGGGTCAGCGTCGGTCTGCCGCCCAATGTGGAGCAGGCCGACTTCGTCTCCTCCGGCGTCTTCGGGCTGATCGACGCGATCGAGAAGTTCGACATCGACCGGGAGATCAAGTTCGAGACGTACGCGATCACCCGGATCCGGGGCGCGATGATCGACGAGCTGCGGGCGCTCGACTGGATTCCCCGGTCGGTGCGGCAGAAGGCGCGGAACGTGGAGCGGGCCTACGCCACCCTGGAGGCGCGGCTGCGCCGCACCCCGACCGAGGGCGAGGTCGCCGCGGAGCTGGACATGGAGGTCGATGAGCTGCACGCCGTGTTCAGCCAGTTGTCGCTGGCCAACGTGGTAGCGCTGGAGGAGCTGCTGCACGTCGGCAGCGAGGGCGGGGACCGGCTCAGCCTCATGGACACGCTGGAGGACACCGCCGCCGACAACCCGGTGGAGGTCGCCGAGGACCGCGAGCTGCGCCGCTTCCTCGCACGGGCGATCAACACGCTGCCCGAGCGGGAGAAGACCGTGGTCACGCTGTACTACTACGAAGGGCTCACCCTCGCCGAGATCGGTAACGTCCTCGGGGTCACCGAGAGCCGGGTCAGCCAGATCCACACCAAGTCGGTACTGCAGTTGCGGGCCAAGCTGGCGAGCTTCGGCCGCTGA
- the dprA gene encoding DNA-processing protein DprA translates to MTTGEDPGDELLGRVFLCRVIEPGDEVGGRWVREFGVGEVVRRLRDGGEALPGVSEVRWGGLVARARRAEPERDLAVAGETGARFVRPGDTEWPGQLDDLGDARPIGLWVRGRPSLRMWALRSVAVVGARACTEYGTHVAATLAAGLAERGWVVVSGGAYGIDGAAHRGALAARGATVAVLACGVDRPYPRGHAALIGRIAEQGLVVGELPPGDHPTPSRFILRNRVIAALTRGTVVVEAAHRSGSLATARAAERLGRFTMGVPGPVTSALSAGVHELLRAAAALVTDAAEVVELVGDIGELAPARRGPVLPRDLLEPAARAVLAALPGNRAAGVEEIALATPTTRDQAIARLYELRALGYVERHGDSWKLTRQAVMSVRDGRGPR, encoded by the coding sequence ATGACCACGGGCGAGGATCCCGGAGACGAGCTGCTCGGGCGGGTCTTTCTCTGCCGGGTGATCGAGCCGGGGGACGAGGTCGGTGGGCGGTGGGTCCGGGAGTTCGGGGTGGGGGAGGTGGTGCGGCGGTTGCGGGACGGGGGTGAGGCCCTGCCGGGGGTGAGTGAGGTGCGGTGGGGTGGGCTGGTGGCTCGGGCCCGGCGGGCCGAGCCGGAGCGGGATCTCGCGGTGGCCGGGGAGACCGGGGCGCGGTTCGTGCGGCCCGGGGACACCGAGTGGCCCGGGCAGCTCGATGACCTCGGGGATGCGCGGCCGATCGGGCTGTGGGTGCGCGGGCGGCCCAGCCTGCGGATGTGGGCGCTGAGGTCCGTGGCCGTGGTGGGTGCGCGTGCCTGCACCGAGTACGGCACCCACGTCGCCGCCACCCTCGCCGCAGGCCTCGCCGAGCGGGGCTGGGTGGTGGTCTCGGGCGGTGCGTACGGCATCGACGGCGCCGCCCACCGGGGCGCCCTCGCCGCCCGCGGGGCCACCGTCGCCGTCCTGGCCTGCGGAGTCGACCGGCCCTACCCGCGCGGCCACGCCGCGCTGATCGGCAGGATCGCGGAACAGGGACTGGTGGTCGGCGAGTTGCCCCCGGGCGACCATCCGACGCCGAGCCGCTTCATCCTCCGCAACCGCGTCATCGCCGCGCTGACCAGGGGAACTGTCGTCGTGGAGGCCGCCCACCGCAGCGGCTCCCTGGCCACCGCGCGGGCAGCGGAGCGCCTCGGCCGGTTCACCATGGGCGTGCCCGGTCCCGTCACCAGCGCCCTCTCCGCCGGCGTCCACGAACTGCTCAGGGCAGCGGCCGCCCTGGTCACCGATGCCGCGGAGGTCGTCGAACTCGTGGGGGACATCGGTGAGCTCGCCCCCGCCCGCCGGGGCCCCGTACTGCCGCGTGACCTGCTGGAACCCGCCGCCCGGGCGGTCCTCGCCGCCCTGCCCGGCAACCGCGCGGCCGGCGTCGAGGAGATCGCGCTCGCCACGCCGACCACCCGGGACCAGGCGATCGCGAGACTGTACGAACTCCGAGCACTTGGTTACGTCGAACGACACGGCGACAGCTGGAAGTTGACACGCCAGGCGGTGATGTCGGTCCGTGACGGTCGCGGCCCCCGCTGA
- a CDS encoding YifB family Mg chelatase-like AAA ATPase: MGFARTCSVALVGVEGVVVEVQADLEPGVAAFTLVGLPDKSLTESRDRVRAAVVNSGGEWPQKKLTVGLSPASVPKAGSGFDLAVACAVLGAAERIDPRVLADIVMIGELGLDGRVRPVRGILPAVLAAADAGYEQVVVPECAAAEASLVPGVSVLGVRSLRQLIAVLTEEPVPEEEPDEQGRPDPLLAGLRVPGTGAATGIHSVGAAQHDHDHDLADVVGQTSARTAVEVAAAGGHHLFLEGPPGAGKTMLAERLPAVLPRLTREESLEVTAVHSVAGLLPPGKPLIDVAPYCAPHHSATMQSLVGGGPGIARPGAVSLAHRGVLFLDEAPEFHSQTLDALRQPLESGHVVIARSAGVVRFPARFLMVLAANPCPCGRFSQRDSLCECPPSAIRRYQSRLSGPLLDRVDLRVEVDPVTRAQLTEPGARGESTATVAERVRQARERTAARLAGTPWRTNSEVPGRELRSRYHPVAGAMDEAERNLERGALTARGIDRVLRVAWTVADLLGHDRPDAVDVALALHLRTGVPRGVPMAIGALT, from the coding sequence ATGGGATTCGCCCGCACCTGCTCGGTGGCCCTGGTCGGCGTGGAGGGCGTCGTCGTAGAGGTCCAGGCCGACCTGGAACCCGGAGTCGCGGCCTTCACCCTGGTGGGCCTCCCGGACAAGAGCCTGACGGAGAGCCGCGACCGGGTTCGGGCGGCGGTGGTGAACTCGGGCGGCGAGTGGCCGCAGAAGAAGCTCACCGTCGGACTCAGCCCGGCCTCGGTGCCGAAGGCCGGTTCCGGCTTCGACCTGGCCGTCGCCTGCGCGGTGCTCGGCGCCGCCGAACGGATCGACCCGCGCGTCCTCGCGGACATCGTCATGATCGGGGAACTGGGCCTGGACGGCCGGGTCCGGCCGGTCCGCGGCATCCTGCCGGCCGTGCTCGCCGCGGCCGACGCCGGCTACGAGCAGGTGGTCGTGCCCGAGTGCGCCGCCGCCGAGGCCTCGCTGGTTCCCGGCGTCTCGGTGCTCGGGGTCCGCAGCCTGCGGCAGCTCATCGCGGTCCTCACCGAGGAGCCCGTCCCCGAGGAGGAACCGGACGAGCAGGGCCGCCCCGATCCTCTGCTGGCCGGGCTGCGCGTGCCGGGCACCGGCGCGGCCACCGGGATACACAGCGTCGGCGCCGCACAGCACGACCATGACCACGACCTGGCGGACGTCGTGGGCCAGACCTCGGCCCGTACGGCGGTGGAGGTGGCCGCCGCCGGCGGACACCACCTGTTCCTCGAGGGCCCGCCCGGCGCGGGCAAGACCATGCTCGCCGAGCGGCTGCCTGCCGTCCTGCCCCGCCTCACCAGGGAGGAATCCCTGGAGGTCACGGCGGTGCACTCGGTGGCCGGGCTGCTGCCGCCGGGCAAGCCGCTCATCGACGTCGCCCCCTACTGCGCGCCGCATCATTCGGCCACGATGCAGTCGCTCGTCGGCGGAGGCCCGGGCATCGCACGACCCGGCGCGGTCTCCCTCGCCCATCGTGGCGTGCTGTTCCTGGACGAGGCGCCCGAGTTCCACAGCCAGACCCTGGACGCCCTGCGGCAGCCGCTGGAGTCGGGGCACGTCGTGATCGCGCGCAGCGCGGGCGTCGTCCGGTTCCCGGCACGCTTCCTCATGGTGCTGGCGGCCAACCCCTGCCCCTGCGGACGCTTCTCGCAACGCGACTCCCTGTGCGAGTGCCCGCCGTCGGCGATCCGCCGCTATCAGTCCCGGCTCTCCGGTCCGCTGCTGGACCGGGTGGACCTGCGCGTCGAGGTCGATCCGGTCACCCGGGCCCAGCTCACCGAGCCCGGCGCCCGCGGTGAGTCCACGGCAACCGTGGCCGAGCGGGTACGACAGGCCCGCGAGCGCACGGCGGCCCGCCTGGCCGGAACCCCCTGGCGCACCAACAGCGAGGTCCCCGGCCGGGAACTGCGCAGCCGCTACCACCCCGTGGCCGGCGCGATGGACGAGGCCGAGCGCAACCTGGAGCGCGGCGCGCTCACGGCCCGCGGCATCGACCGGGTCCTGCGCGTCGCCTGGACGGTCGCCGACCTCCTCGGACACGACCGCCCGGACGCCGTCGACGTCGCCCTGGCCCTGCACCTGCGCACGGGAGTCCCCCGAGGGGTGCCGATGGCCATCGGGGCGCTGACATGA
- a CDS encoding YraN family protein yields the protein MNAREALGKYGESLAARRLAAAGMTILERNWRCGRSGEIDIVARDGETLVVCEVKTRRGGDYEHPMAAVTPGKAARLRELAEHWIQAHGGAPPGGVRIDLIGVLLPHRGAPSVEHARGVA from the coding sequence ATGAACGCACGAGAAGCACTCGGCAAGTACGGCGAGAGCCTGGCCGCCCGGCGGCTCGCCGCGGCCGGAATGACGATCCTGGAGCGCAACTGGCGCTGCGGACGGTCCGGTGAGATCGACATCGTCGCGCGGGACGGGGAGACCCTGGTCGTCTGCGAGGTGAAGACCCGCAGGGGCGGCGACTACGAACACCCGATGGCCGCGGTGACCCCAGGGAAGGCGGCCAGGCTGCGTGAGCTGGCCGAACACTGGATCCAGGCCCACGGAGGAGCACCACCGGGCGGCGTCCGCATCGACCTGATCGGCGTCCTGCTGCCCCACCGGGGCGCCCCGTCCGTCGAGCACGCGCGGGGGGTGGCCTGA
- a CDS encoding DUF2469 domain-containing protein — MSAEDLEKYETEMELKLYREYRDVVGLFKYVIETERRFYLTNDYEMQVHSVQGEVFFEVSMADAWVWDMYRPARFVKQVRVLTFKDVNIEELNKTDLELPGG; from the coding sequence ATGAGCGCCGAGGACCTCGAGAAGTACGAGACCGAGATGGAGCTGAAGCTCTACCGGGAGTACCGAGATGTCGTCGGTCTGTTCAAATATGTGATCGAGACCGAGCGGCGTTTCTACCTCACCAACGACTACGAGATGCAGGTGCACTCGGTCCAGGGCGAGGTGTTCTTCGAGGTGTCGATGGCCGATGCCTGGGTCTGGGACATGTACCGGCCGGCACGCTTCGTGAAGCAGGTCAGGGTCCTCACGTTCAAGGATGTGAACATCGAGGAGCTGAACAAGACCGACCTGGAGCTGCCGGGCGGGTGA